In the Candidatus Methylomirabilota bacterium genome, CGAGATTCTTCCGGTGGGCATCCCCCGCCCGCGCGACCTCGCCCAGATCCGGGCCGACGACCGGGCCATCAAGCTCCGGCTGCACATCGGGACTGAGCTGCGTCGCGACGCCGAGGCCCGGAGCGAGGAGCGCCGGTGAGCCGCACCCTCGCGATCCGCCTCGTCTCGCTGGCGGTGGTCCTCACGGCCTGGGAGCTCTACGGCCGTTCGGTGAACCCTATCCTCTTCACCTATCCGATCGCGATCGTGCAGGCCTTCCTGGAGCTCGGCCAGAGCGGCGAGCTCGTCGGTTACCTGAGCCAGAGCCTCCAGGTGCTGGCGATCGCGCTGCTCCTCTCGGTCGGCGCCGGCGTGCCGCTCGGCGTGCTCCTGGCCCGCTTCGGCGCCCTGGAGCTCGCCACCGACCTCTACATCAACGCGCTCTATGCCACGCCGATGGTGGCGCTGGTGCCGCTCATCGTCCTCTGGTTCGGCTTCGGCATCCCCGCCAAGGTCATCATCGTCTTCCTCTTCATGATCTTCCCCGTGCTCATCAACACCCAGCAGGGCGTGAAGAACGTCGACCGCGCGCTGCTGGAGGTGGCGCGCTCCTTCTGCTCCACCGAGCGCCAGCTGTGGGGCGACGTGATCCTGCCCTCGGCCCTGCCCTTCATCGCCGCGGGCGTGCGCCTGGCCATCGGTCGCGGGCTGGTGGGGATGGTGGTCGCCGAGTTCTACACGTCCATCTCGGGGCTCGGGTACATGATCGTCCGCTACGCCAACGCCTTCGAGACCGCCAAGCTCTTCGTGCCCATCGTGGTGCTCATGGTCATGGGCGTCCTGCTCGTCCAGGGCGCCCGGGCGGTCGAGCTGCGCATCGCGCCCTGGCAGCGCCACGGGGGCGCGGGCGAGCGCTGAGGCCG is a window encoding:
- a CDS encoding ABC transporter permease produces the protein MSRTLAIRLVSLAVVLTAWELYGRSVNPILFTYPIAIVQAFLELGQSGELVGYLSQSLQVLAIALLLSVGAGVPLGVLLARFGALELATDLYINALYATPMVALVPLIVLWFGFGIPAKVIIVFLFMIFPVLINTQQGVKNVDRALLEVARSFCSTERQLWGDVILPSALPFIAAGVRLAIGRGLVGMVVAEFYTSISGLGYMIVRYANAFETAKLFVPIVVLMVMGVLLVQGARAVELRIAPWQRHGGAGER